In one Achromobacter spanius genomic region, the following are encoded:
- a CDS encoding FMN-binding negative transcriptional regulator, translating into MYTPPAYAENDTRVLHAFMRAHSFATLVTVGADGAQATHLPFLLREDGGLGTLVTHLARANPQWRHLEAGARALVLFQGPHAFISPSWYVNQQTFPTWNYTAVHARGAPRLIQEPESIRAVLSATVAHYDTPLGGEWTFPAMPETLTAPRLKAIAALEIPIATLEGKMKLNQDKSVQDRLGVIRELERLGDTGGLAIARLIRAQLDLAGQADA; encoded by the coding sequence ATGTACACCCCGCCGGCCTACGCCGAAAACGACACCCGCGTGCTGCATGCCTTCATGCGGGCGCATAGCTTCGCCACGCTGGTGACCGTGGGCGCGGACGGCGCCCAGGCCACGCACCTGCCGTTCCTGCTGCGCGAAGACGGCGGGCTGGGCACGCTGGTCACGCATCTGGCGCGCGCCAATCCGCAGTGGCGCCACCTGGAGGCGGGCGCGCGGGCGCTGGTGCTGTTCCAGGGGCCGCATGCCTTCATATCGCCTAGCTGGTACGTGAACCAGCAGACGTTTCCCACCTGGAACTACACGGCAGTGCACGCGCGCGGCGCGCCGCGCCTGATCCAGGAACCCGAGTCCATCCGCGCCGTGCTGTCGGCCACCGTCGCGCATTACGACACGCCCTTGGGCGGCGAGTGGACGTTTCCCGCCATGCCCGAAACCCTGACCGCCCCGCGCCTGAAGGCCATTGCCGCGCTGGAAATCCCGATTGCCACGCTGGAAGGAAAAATGAAGCTGAATCAGGATAAATCGGTGCAGGACCGCCTGGGGGTGATACGCGAACTGGAGCGTTTGGGCGACACTGGCGGCTTGGCCATCGCGCGCTTGATCCGTGCCCAGCTTGATCTGGCCGGCCAGGCGGATGCGTGA
- a CDS encoding class II aldolase/adducin family protein: MMQEASEAQVREELAALYRLVAHFRMTDLIDTHISARVPGDKHHFLINRYGVLFHEMRPQDLVKIDLDGNPVDPGDAESQVVNAAGFTIHSAVHAARHDLACVVHTHTADGIAVACQRDGLLPITQHALRFYKRLGYHDYQGIALDLEERESLVASLGQHKAMILRNHGLLAAGSSVAEAFVNIYYLERACQAQVKAQSAGVPLVFPSEAVCERTAGQYERPNAPIYTQRVWTAARRLLEPGLETAAGGSSMPA; encoded by the coding sequence ATGATGCAAGAAGCAAGCGAAGCACAAGTGCGCGAAGAACTGGCGGCGCTGTACCGCCTGGTCGCGCATTTCCGCATGACGGACCTGATCGACACCCACATCAGCGCGCGGGTGCCCGGCGATAAACATCATTTCCTGATCAACCGCTACGGCGTGCTGTTCCATGAAATGCGTCCGCAAGATCTGGTGAAGATCGACCTGGACGGCAACCCCGTGGACCCGGGCGACGCCGAAAGCCAGGTGGTCAACGCCGCGGGTTTCACCATCCATTCGGCGGTGCACGCCGCGCGCCACGACCTGGCTTGCGTGGTGCACACGCACACGGCCGACGGCATCGCCGTGGCCTGCCAGCGCGACGGGCTACTGCCCATTACCCAGCACGCGCTGCGCTTCTACAAGCGGCTGGGCTATCACGACTATCAGGGCATTGCGCTGGACCTGGAAGAACGCGAAAGCCTGGTCGCCAGCCTGGGCCAGCACAAGGCCATGATCCTGCGCAATCACGGCCTGCTGGCCGCGGGGTCGTCGGTGGCCGAGGCCTTCGTCAATATCTACTACCTGGAACGCGCCTGCCAGGCGCAGGTCAAGGCGCAGTCGGCCGGCGTGCCGCTGGTGTTTCCGTCCGAGGCGGTGTGCGAACGCACCGCGGGTCAGTACGAACGGCCAAACGCCCCGATCTACACACAACGTGTCTGGACAGCGGCCCGTCGGCTGCTGGAGCCGGGCCTGGAGACAGCGGCGGGAGGCTCTTCCATGCCCGCCTGA
- a CDS encoding IclR family transcriptional regulator gives MSRPDPLFVQSLAKGFELLEAFAQRPSTLSMNELMEITGFDRSTTQRMTHTLVTLGYLERGAGGKGYTPGKKILQRSFDYMRSVPLLERATPLIAEMQRETSERVELSLFNDLYIIFALRRQTKRQTFSSTLAGRALPMVQTAGGRAIMSHLPDEEVEDILTRSIDMPRATIPTTPKTNNDPDRIRALVVQARQDGYATAIEESLLGELNLATAILDHRHRPVAAIQIAGLVSEWDSPEEFARRYSPLLMTAARALSGKVGMS, from the coding sequence ATGAGCCGCCCTGACCCCCTATTCGTGCAATCCCTGGCCAAGGGTTTCGAGCTGCTGGAGGCCTTTGCCCAGCGGCCGTCCACGCTCAGCATGAACGAGCTCATGGAAATCACCGGCTTTGACCGCAGCACCACCCAGCGCATGACGCATACGCTGGTCACGCTGGGCTACCTGGAACGCGGCGCGGGCGGCAAGGGCTACACGCCCGGCAAGAAGATCCTGCAACGCAGTTTCGACTACATGCGCAGCGTACCGCTCTTGGAACGCGCCACGCCACTGATCGCCGAAATGCAGCGCGAAACCAGCGAAAGGGTCGAACTGAGTCTCTTCAACGACCTCTACATCATTTTCGCGCTGCGCCGCCAGACCAAGCGCCAGACCTTCAGCAGCACGCTGGCCGGACGCGCGCTGCCCATGGTGCAGACTGCCGGCGGCCGCGCCATCATGTCGCACCTGCCTGATGAAGAAGTCGAAGACATCCTCACGCGGTCCATCGACATGCCGCGCGCCACCATCCCCACCACGCCCAAGACCAACAACGACCCGGACCGCATCCGCGCCTTGGTCGTCCAGGCGCGCCAGGACGGCTACGCCACGGCCATCGAAGAAAGCCTGCTGGGCGAACTGAACCTGGCCACCGCCATCCTGGACCACCGCCACCGCCCGGTCGCGGCCATCCAGATTGCGGGGCTGGTATCCGAATGGGACTCGCCGGAAGAATTCGCGCGGCGCTATTCCCCCCTGCTGATGACGGCCGCCCGCGCGCTGAGCGGCAAGGTCGGCATGTCCTGA
- the speG gene encoding spermidine N1-acetyltransferase, with protein MSVISDIKIRPLERGDLHFVHKINNNDVIMRYWFEEPYEAYDELVALYDRHLHDQNERRFIIEHDTGQPAGLVELVEIDYIHRRAEFQIIIAPSYQGRGYAKAATRIAVGYAFRVLNIHKVYLVVDKDNTAAVHVYERCGFQIEGLMKEEFFSNGAYRDAYRMALLQHEHLRDVGPGAPDAPVLRDWPQEEQTG; from the coding sequence ATGTCGGTCATATCCGATATCAAAATTCGCCCCCTGGAGCGCGGCGACCTGCACTTTGTGCACAAGATCAACAACAACGACGTCATCATGCGTTATTGGTTCGAAGAGCCTTACGAGGCCTACGACGAACTGGTCGCTCTCTATGATCGCCACTTGCATGATCAAAACGAACGGCGCTTCATCATCGAGCACGATACCGGCCAACCCGCCGGCCTGGTGGAACTGGTTGAAATCGACTACATCCATCGCCGTGCCGAATTCCAGATCATCATTGCCCCCAGCTACCAGGGCCGGGGTTACGCCAAGGCAGCCACCCGCATCGCGGTGGGTTACGCATTCCGCGTGCTGAACATACACAAGGTCTATCTGGTGGTGGACAAGGACAACACCGCGGCCGTGCACGTGTACGAACGCTGCGGCTTCCAGATCGAAGGGCTGATGAAGGAAGAGTTCTTTTCCAACGGCGCCTATCGTGATGCCTACCGCATGGCCTTGCTGCAGCACGAGCACTTGCGCGACGTTGGCCCCGGCGCACCAGACGCGCCCGTGCTGCGCGATTGGCCGCAAGAAGAACAGACGGGCTGA
- a CDS encoding heavy metal translocating P-type ATPase, with amino-acid sequence MSFPPVKSHDRPSAEHAHAGCAGHGHARDTKGHSHSHEHNHEHSHDHSHDHAASACCGHDPGTPAYAAAADASTLSAGPGQALARLRIGQMDCPTEETLIRKKLDGLDGVHALDFNLMQRVLTVVHAEGALDRIMAAIKSLDMTPEPLAEGSAGTPAPAATPVNWWQIGGAGVLAALSEFSHFAGWHWGVTAALALAAILACGISTYRKGWIAVRNGNLNINALMSIAVTGAVLIGQWPEAAMVMFLFNVAELIEARSLDRARNAVRGLLDLAPETATVRQADGAWLQVPAAQLNVGDVVRVRPGERIAADGIIVNGSSTVDQSPITGESLPVEKAQDDPVYAATVNAAGSFEYRVTAAAGNTTLARIIHAVEQAQGARAPTQRFIDRFSRIYTPAVVAVALLVATVPPLLWGQPWFDAIYRALALLIIACPCALVISTPVSIVSGLTAASRRGILIKGGVYLEEGRNLKWLALDKTGTLTQGKPVQTDLEAWDVADFTPHPATLIAASLAARSDHPVSLAIANPAREAGSTLLDVDAFTALPGRGVSGRIDGMTFQLGNRRLMRDAGVSNPTLEARMDELEREGKSAIALTDGTHVLALAAVADTVKPTSAAAIADLHALGVSTLMLTGDNTPTAQAIARQVGMDEARGDQLPEDKLAAIESKLAANVGNDGKVGMVGDGINDAPALARADIGFAMGAAGTGTAIETADVALMDDDLRKIGTFLRLSRATHRVLIQNIVLALGIKVVFLALAMTGNATLWMAVFADVGASLLVVANGLRLLRAAD; translated from the coding sequence ATGTCATTCCCGCCGGTCAAATCTCACGATCGTCCCTCTGCCGAGCACGCTCACGCGGGCTGCGCTGGCCATGGGCATGCGCGCGACACGAAGGGGCACAGCCACAGCCACGAGCACAATCACGAGCACAGCCACGATCACAGCCACGATCACGCGGCATCCGCCTGCTGCGGGCACGACCCCGGCACGCCCGCTTACGCGGCGGCCGCCGATGCGTCCACGCTTAGCGCTGGCCCCGGCCAGGCGCTGGCGCGGCTGCGCATCGGGCAAATGGACTGCCCGACTGAAGAAACGCTGATCCGTAAAAAGCTGGACGGCCTGGACGGCGTGCATGCGCTGGACTTCAACCTGATGCAGCGCGTGCTGACCGTGGTGCACGCCGAAGGCGCGCTGGACCGCATCATGGCCGCCATCAAGTCCCTGGACATGACGCCCGAACCCTTGGCCGAAGGCAGCGCGGGCACGCCCGCCCCCGCCGCCACGCCGGTGAACTGGTGGCAGATTGGCGGGGCCGGCGTGCTGGCCGCGCTGTCCGAGTTTTCGCATTTTGCAGGCTGGCATTGGGGCGTGACCGCGGCGTTGGCGCTGGCCGCCATCCTGGCTTGCGGCATCAGCACCTACCGCAAGGGCTGGATCGCCGTGCGCAACGGCAACCTGAACATCAACGCGCTGATGAGCATCGCCGTCACCGGCGCGGTGCTGATCGGCCAGTGGCCCGAAGCCGCCATGGTGATGTTCCTGTTCAACGTGGCCGAGCTGATCGAAGCCCGCTCGCTGGACCGCGCGCGCAATGCCGTGCGCGGCCTGCTGGACCTGGCGCCGGAAACGGCCACCGTCCGCCAGGCCGACGGCGCCTGGCTGCAAGTGCCCGCCGCGCAATTGAACGTGGGCGACGTGGTGCGCGTGCGCCCAGGTGAACGCATCGCCGCCGACGGCATCATCGTCAACGGTAGCTCCACCGTGGACCAGTCCCCCATCACCGGCGAAAGCCTGCCCGTGGAAAAAGCGCAGGACGACCCGGTCTACGCCGCCACTGTGAACGCCGCGGGCTCCTTCGAATATCGCGTCACCGCCGCCGCCGGCAACACCACGCTGGCCCGCATCATCCACGCAGTCGAACAGGCGCAAGGCGCGCGCGCGCCCACGCAACGTTTCATCGACCGCTTTTCGCGCATCTACACGCCCGCCGTCGTCGCGGTGGCGCTGCTGGTGGCCACGGTGCCGCCGCTGCTCTGGGGCCAGCCGTGGTTCGACGCCATCTACCGCGCCCTGGCGCTGCTGATCATCGCCTGCCCTTGCGCGCTGGTCATTTCCACGCCGGTCAGCATCGTCAGCGGCCTGACCGCGGCATCGCGCCGAGGCATCCTGATCAAGGGCGGCGTCTATCTGGAAGAAGGCCGTAACCTGAAGTGGCTGGCGCTGGACAAGACCGGCACGCTGACCCAGGGCAAGCCGGTGCAGACCGACCTGGAAGCCTGGGACGTGGCCGACTTCACCCCCCATCCCGCCACGCTGATCGCGGCCAGCCTGGCCGCCCGCTCGGACCACCCCGTGTCGCTGGCCATCGCCAACCCCGCGCGCGAGGCCGGCAGCACCTTGCTGGATGTGGACGCCTTCACCGCCCTGCCCGGCCGCGGCGTCAGCGGGCGCATTGACGGCATGACGTTCCAGTTGGGCAACCGCCGCCTGATGCGCGATGCGGGCGTGTCGAATCCGACGCTGGAGGCGCGTATGGACGAATTGGAACGCGAAGGCAAAAGCGCGATCGCCCTGACGGACGGCACGCACGTGCTGGCACTGGCCGCCGTGGCCGATACGGTCAAGCCCACCAGCGCCGCCGCCATCGCCGACCTGCACGCCCTGGGCGTGAGCACGCTGATGCTGACGGGTGACAACACGCCCACCGCCCAAGCCATTGCGCGGCAGGTGGGCATGGATGAAGCGCGGGGGGATCAGTTGCCAGAAGACAAGCTGGCCGCCATTGAAAGCAAGCTGGCGGCCAATGTGGGAAACGACGGCAAGGTGGGCATGGTGGGCGACGGCATCAACGACGCGCCTGCGCTGGCGCGCGCCGACATCGGTTTTGCGATGGGCGCGGCCGGCACCGGTACGGCGATCGAAACGGCGGACGTTGCCCTGATGGACGACGACCTGCGCAAGATCGGCACTTTCCTGCGATTGTCGCGCGCCACCCATCGCGTGCTGATCCAGAACATTGTGCTGGCGCTGGGTATCAAGGTGGTGTTCCTGGCGCTTGCCATGACCGGCAATGCGACCTTGTGGATGGCGGTGTTTGCCGACGTGGGCGCCAGCTTGCTGGTGGTGGCCAACGGCCTGCGGCTGCTGCGCGCGGCGGATTAA
- the cadR gene encoding Cd(II)/Pb(II)-responsive transcriptional regulator produces the protein MRIGELATAAGTTVETVRYYEKEGLLPAPDRGLNNYRSYGQAHLERLRLIRNCRALDMTQDEIRAILSLADNHHTGCGPINELFDEHISHVDERIAELMQLKTQLTDLRQRCLSAQPDAENCGILHGLSEMQVEERQERHTHLG, from the coding sequence ATGCGAATTGGCGAATTGGCCACGGCGGCCGGCACCACGGTCGAAACCGTGCGCTACTACGAGAAAGAAGGTCTGCTGCCCGCCCCGGACCGGGGCCTGAACAACTACCGCAGCTACGGGCAAGCCCATCTGGAACGGCTGCGCCTGATCCGCAACTGCCGTGCGCTGGACATGACGCAAGACGAGATCCGCGCCATCCTGTCCTTGGCCGACAACCATCACACCGGCTGCGGCCCCATTAATGAACTGTTCGACGAACACATCTCGCACGTGGATGAGCGCATCGCTGAACTGATGCAGTTAAAGACCCAACTGACCGATTTGCGGCAACGCTGCCTGTCGGCGCAGCCCGATGCGGAAAATTGCGGCATCTTGCATGGCCTGTCTGAAATGCAGGTCGAAGAGCGCCAGGAGCGGCACACGCACCTGGGCTGA
- a CDS encoding nitroreductase family protein yields MTDSTTATPLHALTTRRSTKFLRGPAPKPQELEQILQAAMSAPDHGALRPWRFVVIQGEAIAKLADVALDAVKRSGDPRMTPEKEKSVREWMASVPLFIGVAQKIAHDNTKIPEHEQLLATGCAVMNILNATHMLGYSAFWSTGVGTYVEDVQNALGLDSMDYRFLGYLAIGTPGCAVPPAKRPDFREFVTEWTGLNASLRT; encoded by the coding sequence ATGACCGACTCCACGACCGCCACCCCGTTGCACGCGCTGACCACTCGCCGTTCCACCAAATTCCTGCGCGGCCCCGCGCCCAAGCCCCAAGAACTTGAACAGATCCTGCAAGCCGCCATGTCGGCGCCCGACCACGGCGCGCTGCGTCCGTGGCGCTTTGTCGTGATCCAGGGCGAGGCCATCGCCAAGCTGGCGGACGTGGCGCTGGATGCCGTCAAGCGCAGCGGCGACCCGCGCATGACGCCCGAAAAAGAAAAATCGGTACGCGAATGGATGGCCAGCGTGCCGTTGTTCATTGGCGTGGCGCAAAAGATCGCGCATGACAACACCAAGATCCCCGAGCATGAACAGTTGCTGGCCACCGGCTGCGCCGTCATGAACATCCTGAACGCCACCCACATGCTGGGCTACAGCGCGTTCTGGAGCACCGGCGTCGGCACCTACGTGGAAGACGTGCAGAATGCCTTGGGGCTGGACTCGATGGACTACCGCTTCCTGGGTTATCTGGCCATCGGCACGCCGGGTTGCGCCGTGCCGCCCGCCAAGCGCCCCGACTTCCGCGAGTTCGTCACGGAGTGGACCGGTCTGAACGCATCGCTGCGCACGTGA
- a CDS encoding 3-methyl-2-oxobutanoate dehydrogenase (2-methylpropanoyl-transferring) subunit alpha, whose protein sequence is MSQYGPLKLHVPEPTGRPGCKTDFSYLHLSPPGEVPKPPIDVAAVDTGALAYSLVRVIDDDGRAVGPWAPEISNDMLRAGMRAMLKTRIFDGRMLTAQRKKKISFYMQSLGEEAIGSAHALALEQGDMCFPTYRQQSILLSRDVSLVTMMCQLMSNERDPLKGRQLPVMYSDRPNGFFTISGNLATQFIQAVGWAMASAIKGDTRIASAWIGDGATAEADFHTALTFAHVYRAPVILNVVNNQWAISTFQAIAGGEGATFAGRGVGCGIASLRVDGNDFLAVYSASRWAAERARRNLGPTLIEWVTYRAGPHSTSDDPSKYRPGDDWAHFPLGDPIERFKKHLIGLGIWSDAEHDAVRAELDAEIVAAQKEAESYGTLVDGHVPSAASIFEDVYKDMPEHLRRQRQQLGV, encoded by the coding sequence ATGAGCCAATATGGGCCGTTGAAGTTGCACGTCCCCGAGCCCACGGGGCGTCCGGGTTGCAAGACCGACTTTTCCTATCTGCATCTATCGCCGCCCGGCGAGGTGCCCAAACCCCCCATTGATGTTGCCGCGGTTGATACCGGCGCCCTGGCGTACAGCCTGGTCCGCGTGATTGACGACGACGGCCGCGCGGTGGGGCCATGGGCGCCCGAGATCAGCAACGACATGCTGCGCGCCGGCATGCGAGCCATGCTGAAGACGCGCATCTTTGACGGGCGCATGCTGACCGCGCAGCGCAAGAAGAAGATTTCGTTCTACATGCAAAGCCTGGGCGAGGAAGCCATCGGCTCCGCCCACGCGCTGGCGCTGGAACAGGGCGACATGTGTTTCCCGACCTATCGCCAGCAAAGCATTCTGCTGTCGCGCGATGTGTCGCTGGTGACGATGATGTGCCAGCTCATGTCCAACGAGCGCGACCCGCTCAAGGGCCGCCAACTGCCGGTCATGTATTCCGACCGCCCCAACGGCTTCTTCACGATTTCGGGCAACCTGGCCACGCAGTTCATCCAGGCGGTGGGCTGGGCGATGGCGTCTGCCATCAAGGGCGACACCCGCATCGCCTCGGCCTGGATCGGCGACGGCGCCACCGCCGAAGCCGACTTCCACACCGCGCTGACCTTCGCGCACGTCTACCGCGCGCCGGTCATCCTGAACGTGGTCAACAACCAGTGGGCCATCTCCACCTTCCAGGCGATTGCCGGCGGCGAAGGCGCTACCTTCGCGGGCCGTGGCGTGGGCTGCGGCATTGCGTCGCTGCGCGTGGATGGCAACGATTTCCTGGCGGTGTATTCCGCCTCGCGCTGGGCCGCCGAGCGTGCCCGCCGCAACCTGGGCCCGACCCTGATCGAATGGGTCACGTACCGAGCAGGCCCGCACTCCACGTCCGATGACCCTTCCAAATACCGGCCTGGCGATGACTGGGCGCACTTTCCGCTGGGCGACCCGATCGAACGCTTCAAGAAGCACCTGATCGGTCTGGGTATCTGGTCCGACGCCGAGCACGACGCCGTGCGCGCCGAACTCGATGCCGAGATCGTGGCTGCCCAAAAGGAAGCGGAAAGCTACGGCACCTTGGTGGACGGCCACGTCCCCAGCGCCGCCAGCATTTTTGAAGACGTCTACAAGGACATGCCGGAGCATCTGCGCCGGCAGCGCCAGCAGCTCGGAGTCTGA
- a CDS encoding alpha-ketoacid dehydrogenase subunit beta, producing the protein MAIDNNAGPASAPMTMIQALRSAMDVMLERDNNVVVFGQDVGYFGGVFRCTEGLQTKYGSSRVFDTPISEGGIVGVAVGMGAYGLRPVCEIQFADYFYPASDQIVSEAARLRYRSVGEFIAPMTIRMPCGGGIYGGQTHSQSPEAMFTQVCGLRTVMPSNPYDAKGLLIASIENDDPVIFLEPKRLYNGPFDGHHDRPVTPWTGRPGSVVPTGYYTVPLDTAAIVRPGNALTVLTYGTTVYVSLTAAEETGIDAEVIDLRSLWPLDLETIVNSVKKTGRCVVVHEATRTCGYGAELIALVQEHCFHHLEAPVERVTGWDTPYPHAQEWAYFPGPRRVGEAFKRAMEV; encoded by the coding sequence ATGGCAATCGATAACAACGCTGGTCCGGCCTCGGCGCCGATGACCATGATCCAGGCTTTGCGCTCGGCCATGGATGTGATGCTGGAGCGTGACAACAATGTGGTGGTGTTCGGACAGGACGTCGGCTATTTCGGCGGCGTGTTCCGGTGCACGGAAGGCCTGCAAACCAAGTACGGCAGCTCGCGCGTGTTCGACACGCCGATCTCCGAAGGTGGCATCGTCGGCGTTGCCGTCGGCATGGGCGCCTACGGCCTGCGGCCCGTTTGCGAAATCCAGTTCGCGGATTATTTCTACCCGGCCTCTGACCAGATCGTGTCCGAGGCCGCGCGCCTGCGCTATCGCTCGGTGGGCGAATTCATCGCCCCGATGACGATCCGCATGCCTTGCGGCGGCGGCATCTACGGCGGGCAGACGCACAGCCAAAGCCCCGAAGCCATGTTCACGCAGGTCTGCGGGTTGCGCACGGTAATGCCGTCCAACCCCTACGATGCCAAGGGCCTCTTGATTGCGTCCATCGAAAATGATGACCCGGTGATTTTCCTGGAACCCAAGCGGCTGTATAACGGCCCGTTTGACGGCCACCATGATCGCCCCGTCACGCCGTGGACCGGCCGCCCCGGCAGCGTGGTGCCCACCGGTTACTACACCGTGCCGCTGGACACGGCCGCCATCGTGCGGCCGGGCAATGCGCTGACGGTGCTGACCTACGGCACCACGGTGTATGTGTCCTTGACCGCCGCCGAAGAGACCGGCATTGACGCCGAAGTGATCGACCTGCGCAGTCTGTGGCCGCTGGATCTGGAAACCATCGTGAACTCCGTGAAGAAGACCGGCCGCTGCGTGGTGGTGCACGAAGCTACGCGCACCTGCGGGTACGGCGCCGAACTGATTGCGCTGGTGCAAGAGCATTGCTTCCATCACCTGGAGGCGCCTGTCGAGCGCGTGACCGGTTGGGATACTCCCTACCCGCATGCGCAGGAATGGGCGTACTTCCCCGGCCCGCGCCGGGTTGGCGAAGCGTTCAAACGCGCGATGGAGGTGTGA
- a CDS encoding dihydrolipoamide acetyltransferase family protein: protein MGIHIIKMPDIGEGIAEVELVGWHVKVGDTVAEDQPLADVMTDKATVEIPSPVVGKVIALGGDVGQVMAVGGELIRLEVEGEGNVRPGSGAPQKAASEGDKPAGSDASPSAQGDAGAKAGGIAGQIAASMSPAAASASASTQQKGNQQADQPPRQQAARSSSASSTTPAVPRQPGDKPLASPAVRKRAWDLGIELRFVAGSGPAGRVMHEDLDAYLQSQGAGQAARGGSAYVERHDQDVVPVIGLRRKIAQKMAESKRRIPHFSYVEEIDVTELEDLRVQLNQKWGDSRGKLTLLPLLARAMVVALRDFPQINARYDDEGGVVTRFGAVHIGIATQSDGGLMVPVMRHAEARDVWSMAAEIGRLAQAVRSGTAGRDELSGSTITITSLGPLGGIVTTPVINHPEVGIVGVNRIVERPAFRNGAVVARKLMNLSSSFDHRVVDGMDAARFIQAVRALLEQPALLFVE, encoded by the coding sequence ATGGGGATCCATATCATCAAGATGCCCGACATCGGCGAAGGCATTGCCGAGGTTGAACTGGTGGGCTGGCACGTCAAGGTCGGCGACACGGTGGCCGAAGACCAGCCGCTGGCCGATGTGATGACCGACAAGGCCACGGTGGAAATTCCGTCGCCCGTGGTCGGCAAGGTGATTGCGCTGGGCGGCGACGTGGGCCAGGTGATGGCCGTGGGCGGGGAATTGATCCGCCTGGAAGTGGAAGGCGAAGGCAACGTGCGCCCGGGATCGGGCGCGCCGCAGAAAGCGGCATCTGAAGGGGACAAGCCGGCAGGCAGTGACGCGTCCCCGTCCGCGCAAGGTGACGCTGGCGCGAAGGCGGGCGGCATCGCGGGGCAGATCGCGGCGTCGATGTCGCCGGCGGCCGCGTCGGCCTCCGCGTCGACCCAGCAAAAAGGCAATCAACAGGCCGATCAACCACCGAGGCAACAAGCCGCGCGGTCCTCATCCGCATCCTCCACCACCCCGGCCGTGCCGCGCCAACCGGGCGACAAGCCCTTGGCCTCGCCCGCCGTGCGCAAACGCGCCTGGGACTTGGGTATCGAACTGCGCTTTGTTGCCGGCAGCGGCCCGGCCGGCCGTGTCATGCACGAAGACCTGGACGCCTATCTGCAATCGCAAGGCGCGGGCCAGGCCGCGCGCGGCGGGTCGGCCTATGTGGAACGTCACGATCAGGACGTGGTGCCCGTCATCGGGTTGCGCCGCAAGATCGCGCAGAAAATGGCCGAGTCCAAGCGCCGCATTCCCCACTTCAGCTACGTCGAGGAAATCGACGTGACCGAACTGGAAGACCTGCGCGTGCAACTGAACCAGAAATGGGGTGATTCGCGCGGCAAGCTGACCTTGCTGCCGCTCCTGGCGCGCGCCATGGTGGTGGCGCTGCGGGACTTTCCGCAGATCAATGCGCGTTATGACGACGAAGGCGGCGTGGTGACGCGCTTTGGCGCCGTGCATATCGGCATCGCCACGCAAAGCGATGGCGGCCTGATGGTGCCCGTCATGCGCCACGCCGAAGCGCGCGACGTTTGGTCCATGGCGGCCGAGATCGGGCGTCTGGCGCAGGCGGTGCGCAGTGGCACGGCCGGGCGCGACGAGCTGTCCGGTTCCACCATCACCATCACCAGCCTGGGTCCCTTGGGCGGCATCGTCACCACGCCGGTGATCAACCACCCCGAGGTGGGCATCGTGGGCGTGAACCGCATCGTTGAGCGGCCGGCGTTCCGCAATGGCGCCGTGGTGGCGCGCAAGCTGATGAATCTGTCGTCGTCGTTTGACCACCGCGTGGTGGACGGCATGGACGCGGCGCGCTTCATCCAGGCGGTGCGCGCGCTGCTGGAACAACCCGCGCTGCTTTTCGTGGAGTAA